From the Mahella australiensis 50-1 BON genome, the window CGGCTAAATTACCCCATACGATAGGTATATTTGCATTGTGCGTCGGATTGTTCATAGCCAGTATTTACCTTTATGTTTTGCCGCTGTTTATTATAACCTTTAGTTTGTGTGGGTTGATAGTAAACTCTTTCACCAATGCGGTATTTGATAAATATATTAACGTGCATTTGGATGATAGTGGCCATTACGTACCCATAGAGGACGAAAAAACAGATGAAGAACCAGTAGCTGATGAAAAGTCCCTTGAAAAGTCGGGTGTAAGAGCATAAGCTGAAATATTCTTAATCTTACCGAGATATAACATTATGCAAGTACGCTGCATAAATGACAAGATATTTATAGCGCACAGCTCTTGATATGGAGTATAATACAAAAAATTGAATAGTTGAACTTTACGATATAGGTGCTTTATAGCTTTGCCTATAAGTTAAAAGGGAAGTCGGGTGCAAATCCCGCGCGGTCCCGCCACTGTAAGGGGAGCGATGACGTGTCACTGGGAAACTGGGAAGACAAAAATCGCTATGAACCTGAGCCAGGAAACCTGCCTATGTCGGTGTGCTAACTCTACGGTCGATGGAGGAAGAGCCATGAAATATATGAATGCAGTATTATTGCAACACATAAGGCCTCTTAATCGTACAGGGTTAAGAGGCCTTTAAATTTTAAAATGAAGGGTGATAGTATGGCCTGCGGCATGGTGATAGCCGGCACAAATAGCGGAGCAGGAAAAACTACTGCAAGCTTGGGGATTATGAGAGCTTTATCGGAAATGTATAAAATAATTCCATTTAAAATCGGTCCCGATTATATAGACGCGGCATATCATAGATGGGCTTGTGGGAATTTCTCATATAACTTGGATGTACATATGATAGGTGAAGATGGTGTAAAGTGCCTTTATGGACAAAAAGCCCCTTTAGGCGATGTAGCTGTGGTGGAAGGTGTGATGGGCATGTATGACGGTATGGATGACAGCTCTTATGGTAGCACGGCATACATATCTAAGCTGTTAAACTTGCCTGTGATACTGGTATTGGATGCGAGCTCTATGGCGGCTAGCGCCTCTGCAATGGTCATGGGATACAGGGACTATGATCGGGATGTGAAATTAGCAGGCGTAATATTAAATAGGGTGGGAAGTCACAAACATTATGAGTCGCTGAAACGGTGCATTGAAAGGGATATAGGCATATCGGTACTGGGCTATTTGCCGAATGATCCATCTGTTATGATTCCCGAACGCCATCTCGGTTTAGTGCCGGCTTTTGAGAACAGTGAGTTAGACGAGCATTTGTCGCGTTTGAGCCAATGTATAAAGGATTATGTGGATTTGAACGCTATCATAGATATTGCAGATATGAGTTGGGATAAGCAGGAAGGCAACAGGCATGTTAGGGCAACAGATTATCCTTTGGTCAAGATAGGTGTAGCGTGGGATGAGGCATTTAATTTTTACTATAAGGCTGGATTGGAGACATTTGAAGAAATGGGAGCCAGGATGGTACCGGTGAGCCTTTTACACGATAAAGCACTACCCGGCGATATAGACGGCCTATACATAGGCGGGGGCTTTCCTGAAATTTTCGCGGCAAAATTGAGCCAAAATACATCGATGCTGCGCTCGGTCAGGGATGCTATAGAGGATGGCCTTGCAGTTTACGCGGAGTGTGGCGGGCTCATGTATCTTTGCCGGTCTCTGACGGATTTAAGCGGCCAACGGTTTCCCATGGTGGGCATATACGATGTGGAAGCCGTTATGACCAAAGGCCTTAAACATTTTGGGTATGTAGAAGCAGAGGTATTAACCGACAATATACTATCTGAAGCGGGAAATGTACTCAAAGGCCATGAATTCCATCATTCTGAGATAAAAGGTACATTGCCCAACGCATGTTACAGCGTGAAAAAAACAAAAGGCGACAGCGATAAGTCATGGCCATGCGGCTATGTATATAAGAATTGTTTAGCCACCTATGTGCACATAGATTTCTTTGCTCATCCG encodes:
- a CDS encoding cobyrinate a,c-diamide synthase; translation: MACGMVIAGTNSGAGKTTASLGIMRALSEMYKIIPFKIGPDYIDAAYHRWACGNFSYNLDVHMIGEDGVKCLYGQKAPLGDVAVVEGVMGMYDGMDDSSYGSTAYISKLLNLPVILVLDASSMAASASAMVMGYRDYDRDVKLAGVILNRVGSHKHYESLKRCIERDIGISVLGYLPNDPSVMIPERHLGLVPAFENSELDEHLSRLSQCIKDYVDLNAIIDIADMSWDKQEGNRHVRATDYPLVKIGVAWDEAFNFYYKAGLETFEEMGARMVPVSLLHDKALPGDIDGLYIGGGFPEIFAAKLSQNTSMLRSVRDAIEDGLAVYAECGGLMYLCRSLTDLSGQRFPMVGIYDVEAVMTKGLKHFGYVEAEVLTDNILSEAGNVLKGHEFHHSEIKGTLPNACYSVKKTKGDSDKSWPCGYVYKNCLATYVHIDFFAHPELARHFITQNLSSRGKSV